One Streptomyces sp. V4I8 genomic window carries:
- a CDS encoding IS4 family transposase — protein sequence MGLSDRVRLGLLTRWVTPALVDEVLGGCRKRDRRPGALPAGFTVYFTLALALFHQDSYDDVAENLTGAIAGMGEHIPNRASFTRARERLGPEVLEMLFRRLAGPLAPPGLAGSFWRGMRLAAVDGFLLDVPDNEANRHAFGGPKDSRGKPGGFPQVRVVTLTETGTHAAIDARVGGFNGGERDLAVAMATSADGMLVIMDRGFPGVELWKAYTTAGAHLLLRARSCVARRPVQRLPDGTYLARMNLGGQKGAHPGGVLVRVIEYRVDGGEVIRLLTDLFDTDTYPADELAALYHERWEAESSYRQLKTFQRGRQEVLRSADPALVRQEVWAHLIVHYCLTGIIMRLADGHGIDPDRISFVKVLKHARRSVIRQCADTPAKIGKFLALLSAKVCRKLDNGTRRLREADRFLKRPNSLYSYRPKDQQRAPARRVPAKAITLQPTMIQ from the coding sequence GTGGGGCTGTCTGATCGGGTACGGCTGGGGCTGCTGACGCGGTGGGTGACGCCAGCGCTGGTGGACGAGGTGCTGGGCGGGTGCCGCAAGCGGGACCGGCGGCCGGGTGCTCTGCCGGCTGGCTTCACGGTGTACTTCACGCTGGCCCTGGCCCTGTTCCATCAGGACTCCTATGACGATGTCGCGGAGAACCTGACGGGCGCGATCGCCGGGATGGGCGAACACATCCCGAACAGGGCGTCGTTCACCCGTGCCCGGGAGCGTCTGGGGCCTGAGGTGCTGGAGATGCTGTTCCGGAGACTGGCCGGGCCGCTGGCCCCGCCCGGGCTGGCGGGATCCTTCTGGCGGGGGATGCGTCTTGCCGCGGTGGACGGGTTCCTGCTGGACGTGCCGGACAACGAGGCCAACCGGCACGCCTTCGGCGGCCCGAAGGACTCGCGCGGAAAACCAGGAGGATTTCCGCAGGTCCGGGTCGTGACACTGACCGAGACCGGCACCCACGCCGCCATCGACGCACGGGTGGGCGGCTTCAACGGCGGCGAACGCGACCTGGCCGTCGCCATGGCTACTTCGGCCGACGGAATGCTCGTGATCATGGACCGGGGCTTTCCCGGAGTGGAACTGTGGAAGGCATACACCACCGCCGGTGCACACCTTCTGCTGCGGGCGCGCTCCTGCGTCGCGCGTCGTCCGGTGCAGCGCCTGCCCGACGGCACTTACCTGGCGCGGATGAACCTCGGCGGGCAGAAAGGCGCGCACCCGGGCGGCGTACTGGTCCGTGTGATCGAGTACCGCGTCGACGGCGGCGAGGTGATCCGGCTCCTGACCGATCTCTTCGACACAGACACCTACCCCGCGGACGAACTCGCGGCCCTGTATCACGAGAGGTGGGAGGCGGAATCTTCATACCGCCAGCTCAAGACCTTCCAGCGCGGCCGGCAGGAAGTACTGCGGTCGGCCGACCCGGCACTGGTGCGCCAGGAAGTATGGGCACACCTGATCGTCCACTACTGCCTGACCGGCATCATCATGCGGCTCGCCGACGGTCACGGCATCGACCCGGACCGCATCTCGTTCGTCAAGGTCCTCAAGCACGCGCGACGCAGCGTGATCCGGCAGTGCGCCGATACTCCCGCAAAGATCGGGAAGTTCCTGGCCCTGCTGTCCGCGAAGGTGTGCCGGAAACTCGACAATGGCACCCGGCGTCTACGCGAGGCCGACAGGTTTCTCAAACGCCCCAACTCGCTGTACTCCTACCGGCCCAAGGACCAGCAACGTGCACCAGCACGCCGGGTACCTGCCAAGGCCATCACGCTGCAGCCCACGATGATTCAGTAG
- a CDS encoding nucleotide sugar dehydrogenase: MRVSVFGLGYVGCVSAACLASMGHEVIGVDVNQVKVDLVNEGKAPVVEERIGELIAEAVRTGALRATGDVREAIMGSEISLVCVGTPSEPNGSLCTTYLERVTEQIGAMLADRGGPHTVVFRSTMLPGTCLNLLVPILEKNVGGTAGVDIGVAVNPEFLREGTSVRDFFDPPKTVIGEFSPASGDAVMALYDGLPGAVFRVPVPTAEAIKYADNAFHGLKIGFANELGAVCQALGVDSHQVMDVFLADRKLNISAAYLRPGFAFGGSCLPKDLRSLVHAAQRADISVPILAHVLPSNSAHLQRAVDLVERSGKRRVGLFGLSFKPGTDDLRESPLVELAERLHGKGYDLRIHDANVSLSRLIGANREYIETRLPHLAQLLADSVDEVLEHAEVCLIGTRDPAVLSALPHGDGPVIVDLIHLPDAEARRAEPGYMGLAW, from the coding sequence ATGAGGGTCAGCGTTTTCGGGCTCGGCTACGTGGGCTGCGTGTCGGCCGCGTGCCTGGCCAGCATGGGTCACGAGGTCATCGGGGTGGACGTGAACCAGGTGAAGGTCGACCTGGTCAACGAGGGCAAGGCCCCGGTGGTCGAGGAGCGGATTGGCGAGCTCATCGCCGAGGCCGTGCGGACCGGAGCGTTGCGCGCCACCGGCGACGTCCGCGAGGCGATCATGGGCAGCGAGATATCGCTGGTCTGCGTGGGCACGCCGTCCGAGCCCAACGGCAGCCTGTGCACCACATATCTGGAGCGGGTCACCGAGCAGATCGGCGCCATGCTGGCCGATCGGGGCGGGCCGCACACCGTCGTGTTCCGCAGCACCATGCTCCCGGGCACCTGCCTGAACCTGCTGGTGCCGATTCTGGAGAAGAACGTCGGCGGCACGGCCGGGGTGGACATCGGGGTCGCTGTCAACCCGGAGTTCCTGCGTGAGGGCACGAGTGTGCGGGACTTCTTCGACCCGCCCAAGACCGTCATCGGCGAGTTCTCCCCGGCAAGCGGCGACGCAGTGATGGCGCTGTACGACGGCTTGCCCGGCGCGGTGTTCCGGGTGCCGGTCCCGACGGCCGAGGCGATCAAGTACGCGGACAACGCGTTCCATGGCCTCAAGATCGGCTTCGCGAACGAGCTGGGCGCGGTGTGCCAGGCGCTCGGGGTGGACTCGCACCAGGTGATGGACGTGTTCCTGGCCGACCGCAAGCTGAACATCAGCGCCGCCTACCTGCGGCCCGGCTTCGCCTTTGGCGGCTCCTGCTTGCCCAAGGACCTGCGCAGCCTGGTGCACGCGGCGCAGCGGGCCGACATCTCGGTGCCCATCCTCGCCCACGTGCTGCCCTCCAACTCAGCACATCTGCAGCGCGCGGTGGACCTGGTCGAGCGCAGCGGCAAACGCCGGGTGGGCCTGTTCGGGCTGTCCTTCAAACCCGGCACCGACGACCTCCGTGAGAGCCCGCTCGTAGAGCTGGCGGAGAGGCTGCATGGCAAGGGTTACGACCTGCGGATCCACGACGCCAATGTGAGCCTCTCCCGGCTGATCGGCGCGAACCGCGAGTACATCGAGACCCGGCTGCCGCACCTCGCGCAGCTGCTCGCGGACTCCGTCGACGAGGTGCTGGAGCACGCCGAGGTGTGCCTGATCGGGACCAGGGATCCCGCCGTGCTTTCGGCGCTGCCGCATGGCGACGGCCCGGTGATAGTCGACCTCATCCACCTTCCCGACGCCGAGGCGCGCCGGGCCGAACCGGGGTACATGGGCCTTGCTTGGTGA
- a CDS encoding GAF and ANTAR domain-containing protein yields the protein MTSVAEACGTNSAAVTLVDGGQNQLAIAVSDERSRAAQELEFVLGDGPTRDAASARRPLHASGRAMEAHWPGYGAGLASLGIASVAALPLPSQNSCMGVLTVFDPQPVPATLADLTEVAAALSPIVLLGPDADASLYGEIDIRPTVLQATGVLSEQLGRPVPDALALIKARAFAEGISIETIARQIVHGDLNLS from the coding sequence ATGACCAGTGTCGCCGAGGCGTGCGGCACGAACAGCGCGGCCGTCACGCTGGTCGACGGCGGCCAGAACCAGCTCGCGATCGCCGTGTCCGACGAACGGTCCCGGGCAGCCCAGGAACTGGAGTTCGTTCTCGGCGACGGGCCGACACGTGACGCGGCGTCGGCACGCCGCCCGCTCCATGCATCCGGGCGGGCAATGGAGGCCCACTGGCCCGGTTACGGGGCCGGCCTTGCCTCGCTGGGCATCGCCTCGGTGGCCGCCCTACCGCTCCCGTCGCAGAACAGCTGCATGGGGGTGCTGACTGTCTTCGATCCACAGCCGGTACCCGCGACGCTCGCCGACCTCACCGAGGTAGCCGCCGCCCTCTCCCCCATCGTTCTCCTCGGCCCCGACGCCGATGCCAGCCTCTACGGCGAAATCGACATCCGCCCAACCGTTCTGCAGGCGACGGGCGTGCTTTCCGAGCAGCTCGGTCGCCCCGTCCCCGACGCGCTGGCACTGATCAAGGCCCGGGCGTTCGCCGAGGGGATATCGATCGAGACCATCGCGCGGCAGATCGTGCACGGAGACCTGAATCTCAGCTGA
- a CDS encoding sugar transferase: MRQGGLVGPFPSERGRLANGAISQPAIDWEQRYRRTVITTDTVATAFVVAAIGNFFGARDAANWHEKWGILAFGTELLVLGALAVSRSWAPAVLGQGAEEFRRLGRSLFTATVVLALGGIALTSRNIKLWIFVAIPAIALVTMTARYLLRLRLHKQRREGRCLRPVLAAGSPATVRDLITRTRKFPHLGWRVEAVCTTDGRGLDGDHLDGVPVVGQLTDVAKHVRHDGYRVVAVTPDPHWSPDRLQRLAWNLEGSDAEMVVAPVLMEVAGPRLHVDAVLGIPLLRVSMPTFTGGRRAIKGVVDRMGAAILLMLFAPLMAFVALLVMVDSRGGAFYRQRRVGKGGREFTILKFRTMVAGADGARAQLADHNEGAGLLFKLRRDPRVTRVGAGLRRYSIDELPQLFNVLTGSMSLVGPRPPLPEESAAYGPDIRRRLLVKPGLTGLWQISGRSDLPWEEAVRLDLRYVEDWSLALDAVILWKTLRAVLHGQGAY, translated from the coding sequence GTGCGGCAAGGGGGATTAGTCGGCCCGTTTCCGTCGGAGCGCGGGCGTCTGGCGAACGGGGCAATCAGCCAGCCCGCGATCGATTGGGAGCAGCGGTACCGCCGTACCGTGATCACCACCGATACCGTGGCCACCGCCTTCGTGGTGGCGGCGATCGGTAACTTCTTCGGGGCCCGGGATGCGGCCAACTGGCACGAAAAGTGGGGGATTCTCGCATTCGGCACCGAGCTGCTTGTGCTGGGAGCGCTTGCGGTGAGCCGGTCGTGGGCTCCGGCCGTGCTCGGCCAGGGCGCCGAGGAATTCCGCCGGCTCGGCCGCTCACTGTTCACGGCGACCGTCGTACTGGCACTCGGCGGGATCGCCCTCACCTCGCGCAACATCAAACTCTGGATCTTCGTCGCGATCCCCGCGATCGCGCTCGTCACCATGACCGCGCGGTATCTGCTCCGCCTCCGGCTGCACAAACAGCGGAGGGAAGGCCGGTGCCTGAGACCGGTGCTCGCTGCCGGGAGCCCGGCCACCGTGCGTGACCTGATCACCCGAACCCGCAAGTTCCCGCACCTCGGCTGGCGGGTGGAGGCGGTGTGCACGACGGACGGTCGCGGTCTCGACGGTGACCACCTGGACGGAGTGCCGGTCGTCGGCCAACTGACGGACGTCGCCAAGCACGTCCGCCACGACGGCTACCGTGTCGTCGCGGTCACACCGGACCCGCACTGGTCACCGGACCGGCTGCAGCGGCTGGCCTGGAACCTCGAAGGCAGCGATGCCGAGATGGTCGTGGCCCCCGTGCTGATGGAAGTGGCCGGCCCGCGGCTGCACGTCGATGCGGTACTCGGGATCCCGCTGCTACGGGTCAGCATGCCGACCTTCACCGGGGGCCGCCGGGCGATCAAAGGGGTCGTCGACCGGATGGGCGCGGCGATCCTGCTGATGCTGTTCGCGCCGCTGATGGCGTTCGTCGCACTGCTCGTGATGGTGGACAGTCGTGGTGGGGCGTTCTACCGCCAGCGCAGGGTCGGCAAGGGCGGCCGCGAGTTCACCATTCTCAAGTTCCGCACCATGGTCGCCGGGGCTGACGGGGCACGTGCCCAGCTGGCCGACCACAACGAGGGTGCAGGGCTGCTGTTCAAGCTCCGCCGGGATCCGCGGGTGACCCGCGTGGGAGCAGGGCTGCGCCGGTACTCGATCGACGAGCTCCCGCAGCTTTTCAACGTGCTCACCGGATCGATGTCGCTCGTCGGCCCGCGGCCTCCGTTACCGGAGGAGTCCGCTGCGTACGGCCCGGACATCCGGCGTCGACTGCTGGTCAAGCCCGGGCTCACCGGTCTGTGGCAGATCAGCGGACGCAGCGACTTGCCGTGGGAGGAGGCGGTCCGCCTCGACCTGCGGTACGTGGAGGACTGGTCGCTCGCCTTGGACGCAGTGATCTTGTGGAAGACGCTGCGTGCGGTGCTCCATGGCCAGGGGGCCTATTGA
- a CDS encoding transposase family protein, producing MSWNVTTGLEADQLEALVVRVHTMLVEDPDPPVVPGPMWALGLYKSVVLVLFLLRQNPVQQAAAELFHISQATVSRRWTTLLPVVETALAEHVPDPADASHGRIVLADGTLVTTWDWASEGTTMFSGKHHDTGFNLQVAATLSGDLLAVSAPVPGSRHDMYAWRQSHFPKAFADRESMGDLGYAGSGMLTARRKPPGQERPVKDKVFNQSIGKLRAAVERAIAHLKDWKVLATRYRGPLTRFPLVAKTVTALAFYKNGW from the coding sequence TTGAGCTGGAACGTTACGACAGGGCTGGAAGCGGATCAACTGGAGGCCTTGGTGGTCCGGGTCCACACGATGCTGGTGGAGGACCCCGATCCGCCCGTGGTGCCGGGACCGATGTGGGCGCTGGGCCTGTACAAGTCCGTGGTCCTGGTGTTGTTCCTGCTGCGGCAGAACCCCGTCCAGCAAGCGGCGGCGGAACTGTTCCACATCTCCCAGGCCACCGTCTCGCGCCGGTGGACCACGCTGCTCCCGGTGGTGGAGACGGCCCTGGCCGAGCATGTGCCCGACCCCGCCGACGCCTCACACGGCAGGATCGTCCTGGCCGACGGGACCCTGGTCACCACGTGGGACTGGGCGAGCGAGGGCACCACGATGTTCTCCGGCAAGCATCATGACACAGGCTTCAACCTGCAGGTCGCCGCCACTCTCAGCGGGGACCTGCTCGCCGTCTCCGCGCCGGTACCCGGCAGTCGGCACGACATGTACGCCTGGCGCCAGTCCCACTTTCCCAAAGCCTTCGCCGACCGGGAGAGCATGGGGGATCTGGGCTATGCCGGCTCCGGCATGCTCACCGCCCGCCGCAAGCCACCCGGTCAGGAACGCCCCGTCAAAGACAAGGTGTTCAACCAGAGCATCGGCAAGCTCCGCGCCGCCGTCGAACGAGCGATCGCACATCTGAAGGACTGGAAGGTCCTCGCCACTCGCTATCGCGGCCCTCTCACCCGGTTCCCCCTCGTCGCCAAGACCGTCACCGCCCTCGCCTTCTACAAGAACGGCTGGTGA
- a CDS encoding ANTAR domain-containing protein, whose product MRPDQRLADVFIALAGSTANGPLDVPATLSALANCAPSLLGTRAATVVFAPDGYKTAQVTGSEPELFRLEHEAVGWREGPGHDCHQSGGFRAQSALEGRPARQRWPHYTPRALRLGYTRVAALPLREPTGTSGALVLLSREQHAFTPDALALGQSMADFTAVMLERAREADRSRTLATQLESALNSRVVIEQAKGIVATRKAVTLDEAFDLLRKHARAHQRPVRDVAREVVDDHEDPGAADPSV is encoded by the coding sequence ATGAGACCCGACCAGCGGCTGGCCGACGTATTCATAGCCTTGGCCGGCAGCACGGCGAACGGTCCGCTGGACGTGCCCGCAACCCTTTCCGCGCTGGCCAATTGTGCCCCGTCCCTGCTCGGTACCCGGGCCGCGACCGTGGTGTTCGCCCCCGACGGTTACAAGACAGCACAAGTGACAGGCTCAGAGCCCGAACTGTTCCGCCTGGAACACGAGGCTGTCGGATGGCGCGAAGGCCCTGGCCACGACTGCCACCAAAGCGGCGGGTTCCGGGCCCAGTCGGCACTCGAGGGCCGCCCTGCCAGGCAACGCTGGCCGCACTACACCCCACGCGCCCTGCGACTCGGCTACACCCGCGTGGCAGCCCTCCCTCTGCGCGAACCCACGGGCACCAGTGGGGCCCTCGTCCTGCTGTCCCGCGAACAGCACGCCTTCACCCCGGACGCACTCGCCCTCGGCCAGTCCATGGCAGACTTCACCGCCGTCATGCTGGAACGTGCTCGCGAAGCTGATCGCAGCCGGACGCTCGCCACCCAACTGGAATCGGCTCTGAACAGCCGGGTGGTCATCGAACAGGCCAAGGGCATAGTCGCAACCCGCAAAGCGGTAACCCTGGACGAGGCTTTCGACCTCCTGCGTAAACACGCCCGTGCACATCAGCGACCGGTGAGAGACGTGGCCCGCGAGGTGGTTGATGACCATGAGGATCCAGGTGCCGCTGATCCCTCAGTGTGA
- a CDS encoding PAS domain-containing protein — MNNPPVLTSIAAGVVVLDKDLKVRSWNRGAVDLWGLRADEVLEEPFFELDFGLPTDALLPVVQRCLETRKRSGPVAVEALNRIGRSITCDVFFSPFDRHNCGVVLMMEESRSDNPE; from the coding sequence GTGAATAACCCTCCGGTTCTGACGAGCATTGCTGCGGGTGTGGTGGTCCTGGACAAGGATCTGAAGGTCAGGAGCTGGAACCGGGGAGCCGTCGATCTGTGGGGACTGCGTGCTGACGAGGTTCTGGAAGAGCCCTTCTTCGAGCTGGACTTCGGTCTGCCCACTGATGCGTTGCTGCCCGTCGTGCAGCGGTGCCTGGAGACCCGCAAGCGCTCCGGCCCGGTCGCCGTGGAGGCCCTGAACCGCATCGGCCGGTCCATCACCTGTGACGTGTTCTTCTCTCCGTTCGACCGCCACAATTGCGGTGTCGTCCTGATGATGGAAGAAAGCCGAAGCGACAACCCCGAGTGA
- a CDS encoding glycosyltransferase family 4 protein, producing MLGDAISGDRSDRRALILVENLSVPFDRRVWQECTTLRDAGWEVHVICPRGEKRDREPEAEIDGVWIHRYPLRAATGGPAGYLREYGSALWHTARLARKVGPVDVVHACNPPDLLFLPALWLKRRGARFVFDQHDLVPELYLSRFDRGEDLLYRAVCALERRTYRTADVVLATNESYRDVAMRRGGRRPEDVFVVRSAPAVDRFQPVPSEPGLKRGKPHLLCYLGVMGPQDGVDYALRALAKLRDEFGRTDWHGVFVGAGDAFDAMVELSRRLGLSDQVQFTGRIPDADLVRYLSTADVCLAPDPRNPLNDVSTMNKVLEYMAMGRPIVSFEVKEARVSAGDAAVYAPANDEAEFAGLITLLLDDPEKRARMGKIGQERISGPLSWRNSQASLLAAYAAACRDHTPVSAGDQVRTGKRQRS from the coding sequence TTGCTTGGTGACGCAATCAGCGGCGACCGGTCGGACCGGCGCGCGCTGATCCTGGTGGAAAACCTGTCGGTGCCGTTCGACCGGCGGGTGTGGCAGGAGTGCACGACGCTGCGCGACGCGGGCTGGGAGGTGCACGTCATCTGTCCCCGGGGCGAAAAGCGGGACAGGGAACCGGAGGCGGAGATCGACGGGGTGTGGATCCACCGCTACCCGTTGCGCGCGGCCACCGGAGGACCCGCCGGCTACTTGCGGGAGTACGGATCGGCGCTGTGGCACACGGCCCGGCTGGCCCGCAAGGTCGGCCCGGTCGACGTGGTCCACGCCTGCAACCCGCCCGACCTGCTGTTCCTGCCGGCACTGTGGCTGAAGCGGCGCGGCGCGCGGTTCGTCTTCGACCAGCACGACCTGGTACCCGAGCTGTACCTCTCCCGGTTCGACCGCGGCGAAGATCTGCTCTATCGCGCCGTGTGCGCGCTGGAACGGCGGACCTACCGGACCGCGGATGTCGTGCTGGCCACGAACGAGAGCTACCGGGACGTCGCGATGCGCCGCGGTGGTCGGCGGCCTGAGGACGTTTTCGTGGTACGCAGCGCGCCCGCGGTCGACCGGTTCCAACCGGTGCCGTCCGAACCGGGGTTGAAGCGTGGGAAGCCTCATCTGCTGTGCTACCTCGGCGTCATGGGCCCTCAGGACGGTGTCGACTACGCCCTGCGGGCCCTTGCGAAGCTGCGCGACGAGTTCGGGCGGACCGACTGGCACGGGGTGTTCGTCGGCGCCGGCGACGCCTTCGACGCGATGGTGGAGCTGTCCCGGCGGCTCGGGCTCTCCGACCAGGTGCAGTTCACCGGGCGTATCCCGGACGCCGACTTGGTGCGCTACCTGTCCACCGCGGACGTATGCCTCGCCCCCGACCCGCGCAATCCGCTCAACGACGTATCGACCATGAACAAGGTTCTGGAGTACATGGCGATGGGCCGGCCGATCGTCTCGTTCGAAGTGAAGGAGGCGCGCGTCTCCGCCGGTGACGCCGCCGTCTACGCGCCCGCCAACGACGAGGCAGAATTCGCGGGGCTGATCACGCTGCTCCTTGACGATCCGGAGAAGCGGGCCCGCATGGGCAAGATCGGCCAGGAACGGATCAGCGGGCCGCTCTCCTGGCGGAACTCGCAAGCGTCGCTGCTCGCCGCCTACGCCGCTGCCTGCCGTGACCACACTCCGGTGTCGGCGGGCGACCAGGTCCGCACGGGGAAGAGGCAGCGCAGTTGA
- a CDS encoding Wzz/FepE/Etk N-terminal domain-containing protein: MTTSKTSESSAAAPLLDLQALAVAVRRRRRLWCAMALLGLLAGAAVAVLMPPPPRAVTKVLVAHKEDQPNDTGTLIRTDVELLQTTRIADKALQVLKSPENPEDFMRDYRGTGLTNNLLQIDVTGESDAEAVARAKALADAFVADHVRRMQETAKAEAKALLDQRDRMRDELAQINEAIGDQTPEGDPEASASIESLFARRAELTSRIADFDQRAAEARTGTPEVISGTQIVDAPRAVRRSLPKAAVTNSAIGLVLGLALGLALAAVGTVVADRPVLRRDIAANLGASVIAELPRRSGRLWQRRRTRAARERLTVTLARTVRGATEPVSLLELGCVRSASVIALNVARAVTADEPVVVIDGLPGLRLAKRRPKPGDPTVVSGEGVAAVSPRQRRLGVGSVAPGTAWTDLQYLGTQTVLVVRAGHGSAAWLHTVARQLADQRIPVIGVVLIAPDPRDRTDGTLWDGLHTALRGRSERLPRHNGTERPSWAVRVPDNDQEAR; the protein is encoded by the coding sequence GTGACGACGAGCAAGACTTCGGAGTCGTCAGCCGCCGCTCCGCTCCTTGACCTGCAGGCGCTGGCGGTGGCGGTGCGCAGGCGCCGCCGCCTCTGGTGCGCCATGGCGCTCCTTGGCCTGCTGGCCGGCGCGGCGGTGGCGGTCCTGATGCCGCCACCGCCTAGGGCGGTGACCAAGGTGCTGGTCGCGCACAAGGAAGACCAGCCGAACGACACCGGAACGCTGATCCGTACCGATGTCGAGCTGCTGCAGACCACGCGGATCGCCGACAAGGCCCTGCAGGTCCTCAAGTCCCCGGAAAATCCTGAGGACTTCATGCGGGACTACCGGGGCACCGGCCTGACCAACAACCTGTTGCAGATCGATGTGACCGGTGAAAGCGACGCGGAAGCGGTGGCCCGGGCCAAGGCGCTGGCCGACGCGTTCGTCGCCGACCACGTGAGGCGGATGCAGGAAACCGCGAAGGCCGAGGCCAAGGCCCTACTCGACCAACGTGATCGCATGCGGGACGAACTCGCCCAGATCAACGAGGCGATCGGGGATCAGACGCCGGAGGGCGACCCGGAAGCGTCGGCGAGCATCGAGTCGCTCTTCGCCCGCCGGGCCGAACTCACCTCGCGGATCGCCGATTTCGACCAGCGCGCCGCGGAGGCGCGCACCGGCACCCCCGAGGTCATTTCCGGTACGCAGATCGTGGACGCCCCGCGCGCGGTACGGCGCTCCCTGCCCAAGGCCGCTGTCACCAACTCCGCGATCGGGCTCGTTCTCGGGCTCGCCCTCGGGCTCGCGCTGGCCGCGGTCGGCACGGTGGTGGCGGACCGCCCCGTGTTGCGCAGGGACATCGCGGCGAACCTGGGCGCCTCGGTCATCGCGGAGCTGCCCCGCCGGTCGGGTCGCCTGTGGCAGCGCCGACGGACCCGGGCGGCACGCGAACGGCTCACCGTGACCCTGGCCCGCACCGTGCGCGGCGCCACGGAACCGGTGTCCCTGCTGGAACTGGGCTGTGTGCGCAGCGCGAGCGTGATCGCCCTGAACGTCGCCAGGGCAGTGACGGCGGACGAGCCAGTGGTCGTCATCGATGGTCTGCCCGGACTGCGACTCGCCAAGCGCCGCCCGAAGCCGGGAGACCCGACCGTGGTCAGCGGCGAGGGTGTCGCGGCCGTATCGCCTCGGCAGCGCCGGCTGGGCGTCGGCTCGGTGGCGCCCGGCACGGCGTGGACCGACCTCCAGTACCTCGGCACCCAGACCGTGCTCGTGGTGCGTGCCGGGCACGGCAGCGCCGCATGGCTGCACACCGTCGCGCGGCAGCTCGCGGACCAGCGCATTCCGGTGATCGGTGTGGTGCTGATCGCCCCCGATCCGCGTGACCGAACCGACGGCACGCTGTGGGACGGGCTGCACACCGCGCTGCGCGGTCGCAGCGAGAGACTGCCCCGGCACAACGGGACGGAGCGGCCGTCATGGGCGGTACGAGTCCCTGACAACGACCAGGAGGCGCGGTAG
- a CDS encoding polysaccharide biosynthesis protein → MSDDTIRLVTIGRIFRRRRRLLAVLAVVGALVGLGASVVFPPRYTTSVSVLLPGQWEERELLSQVDIATSSSVVDRSAAALDWTGVSGAELRDQVSAEAADGNVIKISGTADTPERAQQLSDQVAQQFVKFAARIAGGSTDSEAATGPEALRKKVEETNRRITELANAADPGKTVESVQARSALEKLRTSLEEAMTKLDQADPATSMAGMVVMGPAARQTGEAPPTRVQLLFAGALLFFLLAVIGHLVAARMNRRLRTEPEIAAALGSALLGTVDVPDDWRAHRPESGGPRARFSRLLGVDSRWDIPSPQRSGDEAGRRIRYRRVCARLRNQLPAPRRLLVVVPDGDEIARRAVGQLVAEAESDPLLRVVEVSVDRPMVPDRGTESGALVALSPGSWTAEELAGIAEACADGRHEVVGFVVAGPVRARPTRSAGPAPDDAAPALAARGHATGGSV, encoded by the coding sequence TTGAGCGATGACACGATACGCCTGGTCACGATCGGGCGGATTTTCCGTCGGCGCCGGCGGCTTCTCGCCGTCCTCGCCGTGGTGGGCGCGCTCGTCGGCCTCGGCGCGTCGGTGGTGTTCCCGCCGCGGTACACGACGTCGGTATCGGTCCTGCTGCCCGGGCAGTGGGAAGAGCGCGAGCTGCTGAGCCAGGTGGACATCGCGACGAGTTCCTCGGTGGTCGACCGCTCGGCCGCCGCTCTCGACTGGACCGGCGTCAGCGGCGCTGAGCTGCGGGATCAAGTGAGCGCCGAGGCCGCCGACGGGAACGTCATCAAGATCTCGGGTACGGCCGACACCCCGGAGCGCGCGCAGCAGCTCTCCGACCAAGTGGCCCAGCAGTTCGTCAAGTTCGCCGCGCGGATCGCAGGCGGCAGCACCGACTCCGAAGCGGCTACGGGGCCCGAGGCGCTGCGGAAGAAGGTGGAGGAGACCAACCGCCGCATCACCGAACTCGCCAATGCGGCCGATCCCGGGAAGACCGTGGAGAGCGTGCAGGCCCGCAGCGCGCTCGAGAAGCTGCGCACCTCGCTGGAAGAGGCCATGACCAAGCTGGACCAGGCGGACCCGGCGACCAGCATGGCCGGCATGGTCGTCATGGGGCCGGCGGCCCGGCAGACCGGCGAGGCGCCGCCGACGAGGGTGCAACTCCTCTTCGCGGGGGCGCTGCTGTTCTTCCTGCTCGCGGTCATCGGCCATCTTGTCGCCGCACGGATGAATCGTCGGCTGCGCACCGAACCGGAGATCGCCGCGGCGCTGGGCTCGGCGCTGCTCGGCACTGTCGACGTGCCTGATGACTGGCGCGCGCACCGGCCAGAAAGCGGGGGCCCACGGGCCCGGTTCAGCCGACTCCTCGGCGTCGACTCCCGCTGGGACATACCGAGCCCGCAGAGATCGGGCGACGAGGCCGGCAGGCGGATCCGCTACCGGCGGGTGTGCGCCCGCCTCCGGAACCAACTGCCCGCCCCCCGGCGGCTGTTGGTTGTCGTACCGGACGGCGACGAGATCGCCCGCCGGGCCGTCGGGCAGCTCGTCGCCGAGGCCGAGAGCGATCCGCTGCTGCGGGTGGTGGAGGTTTCGGTGGACCGGCCGATGGTGCCGGACCGCGGCACCGAGTCCGGTGCTCTGGTCGCCCTCAGCCCGGGCAGCTGGACCGCGGAGGAGCTCGCCGGCATCGCCGAGGCGTGTGCGGACGGCAGGCACGAGGTTGTCGGCTTCGTCGTCGCCGGCCCGGTCCGGGCCCGTCCGACGCGGTCTGCCGGTCCTGCTCCGGACGACGCCGCTCCGGCGCTCGCGGCTCGGGGCCACGCGACGGGAGGTTCAGTGTGA